The window ACTTTACATAACATCTGTAAGGGAGAAAACAATTGAGAAAACTTAGAGATCAAGAAAAACACTGGGcacagagaaatcaagaaaaacacTGGGCACAGAGAAatgttgcaatttttttctttattagaaaCAAATATTGTATTCCAGACATATGCAataatccttttctttctgtattgttaaagtattttcccttttgtatTGGCCTTGCAAACCCCCATTTAACTGGATCCTAGTGGGGACAAACTCTAAATGTGACACCATACACTCCCTAGTATGTACCCCTATGTCTTTGTGACTTCCAGGCTGTTCTGGTTTGTGGCAGTGGCCAGGATCTGGGTAGTAGTCTGACCTCAGTCATGTATATAGCCTGTTAACAGAGATGTCCCTGGAGTGTGCCTTGTCTTTGTGGATTCCAGGATCAGGTATTCTTGTTGTTCAGACAGGACATAATCTGAACTGGGCCCTGAAACCCAGAACATGCACAGGGTAGAGAGAGAACCTAGGCACAAAGAAGGGGAGAATCCTTGAAGCATGCAGTCCATGCAGTTAACACCGGGCACTAGAATGTCCACTGTGCATGTtgtaatatagaaagaaaaaaattacatttctctGAGCTCAGTGTTCCCCTGCTTCATATTGGGTTAAGGGGGAGGGGCTGCCAAGAAATCAGTACTTCCTGTCCCTTCTCTTCACTGGGCCCTCTTATCCAGAGTATAAACCTCACAATTCCCAATCCTGGGGTGGTTTGAATGCCAGTTCCAAAATCTCTGAGGTCTATGAGGAACTGGATGCCCAGGTTGTTCACAGCTCAAAGTCCCTTCTAAATCACAGCAGTTCCCTCTGAGAATCTTCAGTTTCTCAGAGACCATAGGTTCCTTCAAAAGGCTTCTGTCCTACATCCCAACTTTGTCTTTCTCAGAAAACCTCATCCACATTCACATGCACATAGAATATCCACACTCCCATTTAGTTCAATTAAAATCCAAAAGGCatgtattaaatacctactatacaCCAGGCACTGTTCTGTGCTagggatccaaagacaaaaaaccccccaaaaaactatcGTTGTTCttaaggggcttacattctaccAGAGTGGGAGTAGGTCAAAATAGGGAGGGAGAGGAACAGTTCTTATGATGTAGGAAGATTAGTTCAGTCCAAGTGAAAAACTCATGATTCTCTGACCTGAGAGTGTGAGTGtataaagaaaatagttttatcaaaagagagaaagtgagggGTGGTTAAAGAAGTCTTTAAAGGTCATGTGGGGTTTGGTCCCAGTAGATTTAATAGACAGATCAACTGCTAATTAACTTGCTCAGAGAGAGGcaaataaaagaaagtagaaCACTGGCCAGACTCCCTTTAAATGTCCCTTAGGGTCCGTAGAAGGGGTGAAGTCTTTGGAAGTAGTTGGGAGTCTTATATTAGAGTTTGCTTTAGGAGGGTGTCCTACCTGGTTTAAAGTGACATACTATCAATCATGTGTAATCTAACTTAACTCACAGGTGAGTGCATGGCCAGGGTCAAAATAAAGATTAAGAGGAACCATTTTAACAGTGTAGGAAAGATTACAAAAATcaattccaaatatatatatattatatatatatatgtgcatgtatgtagctatcatatagatacacatatgtaAGATATATCAAAAGTGGagactatatataattatatatgattatatatatatatataatatatatttgattacaggatttaaatattttaacagtgcagaaaagattacaaaaatttgtttccaaCTATAATATTTTAGTGCCCATAATTTCCTGCATCACTTAAATAGAAAATACAAAGTCTTTTGAGGGGAGGGACATTAAGAGCTGGAAGGATCAAAAAAGGCCCTTTGTCAGAGATGGTATTTGAGCTGAACTATGGAGGAAGACAAGGTTATAAAAAGGAAGAGATGTGGAGAACCTTTTAAGTGTGGAACATATATGCCAAGATGCCAAGAATGGAGAATAGAGAGTTATGTTTGGGGAAGCAAAATAGGGTGAATGAAGGATGATTGGAGACTTTATGTCCTCTCAGAGACCTCTTGTCCACTTCCTCCTCCTGTTTTGTTTTCACTAGTCTTCCCAGGAATCCTCAACTTAATGCCCTATGCCCAGTTCTGTCTCTCTGGGGCCCCCCCATACAGATGTCAACTCTATCATCTAAAACTTTAGTTTCTAACACCTTGGATAGGCATGTGCACCCAATGGCATGAAAAGGAGTGTGTGTTGGTAAGGAGTGAACTGAAAGGGAAACAGTATTATCTCCACTCCCACCTCCTGTTTCCTGGAAGCTGGGGTGGGAGGTGTGGGGAGGTCAGAGGAGGGAGTAAGAAAGTGCCCCCCATGGGAATCCCCACATGACCTctaagctcccccccccccccagagcttCAACCAGTTTCCGGGAAGAGGAGATAATGATCTATAAAGTTAAGACTAGGCCCATATATCACCTGAGATTATAGACCAGGGGCAAAGTTCCTGGGTCCTTGAGAGGAACAAAAGCTGAGAGTGGGAAATCAAAGTCCTAAATTTGGGAGAAGGGTGAAAGCAGGGAAATATGGGGAGGGGAGAATTGGGAGGAGAATCAGGATAATTCCTTGGATTCTGAAAGGCAGTAGGAGTTAGAAGGTATGTTGTTCTTTCTAAGGTATTGATGTCTGAATTCCATGAGCAGGCTGGTCTAAATGTTTCATTTCCAGTTGGGAGACCAGGGATCCAGTTCTTGGGCATGGACTTTGGGTTACCCAAGAACAGACAGCCCAGGTTACACAATTTggccctttcctcctccttcccctgaTATTTTTAGCAACTGAAAttccactcccccacagaagggcTGCTTCCTTCTCTGCTCTTGGCTCCCCCATTTCTGCCCTCCCACAATGCTTCTGATGGGTCTCCTAGCCTAGACTGCCCCCCACCTCAAATCCTAGTGACTCAGCAAAGGGAAAGCCCTGGGGGGggaggtaagggagtggaggatGTGGTTCtggtgggtggggggaagagagaagagaccaCAGTTTTGTTCCCTTTTTGCCTTGTTCACATTAAGCCTGTTTCTCCAGCCACAAACAACTGGGTTGAGGTGACAGGCACTTGGTCTGGGGGGCGGGGAGAGATATATATAAACTTTGGTGGGACCTCTGGACCTTGATCTTGGTGGGTAGCCTAAGTAGGGCCATCAGTCAGGATAAAGTGATATCACTGACCAAGAGCACATCACACGCATATATGTTTCTGGGACTGTAGGGAACTGTAGGCTTAAGAGGAAAGAGATGTCATAGGTGATAGAAACCATAGagatggaaaaaggaagaggagatcaGGAGTAAGATGGGGAACTACATTTTATTAGGAAATAAGAGAAGGGATTTAGTGATATCAGCCTCCCACCACTACTCTAGCTCAGATTCATCTCTAATTCACAACCTGTCCTTATTCAGGACTCATCTTTTTCTATAGTTCCTTTCCTTTAGCTTCTATTCCCAAGCCCAATTTTCCCCTCATTCCAGGCCCcatgtttttatttcttgaatCCTATTGTCTTCATTATTTATATCACATGTACCCATTCTCTGTCTTTTTCATCTGGGTCACTTTAGGCCTTCTGCATGTCTATTGAGAGCCTGGGACAGAGCTGTCACAATCTCCattactttttccctttccctagcTTCAATTTGATCCCCAAACCTCTGCAGGAATCTGTCAGGATGCCACTGGACCTGTTGTGCCCTCAAATACTTCCTTAGGGCTTCCTGATCTGTGGGTGGGGGACCTCTGGCCATCAGGGTTACTGCCATTACTTCAGGGTCCCTCTCCCCAAGACAGGGCCAGGGTATATCTCCCAAATACCAAAATCTGTCCCCTGTTCTGGTGAGGTCTCCCCTGGGCTTTGGTCTATTAGGGTCTTTCCCACAATGCCCTCGAGTTTCCTCGGTCTTCTTGGTTCGGTTCTCCCTCAGTTCGTCTTCCTTGGCTTGGGTTTGCTTTTGGAATAGACGACATTTATCTTGCTGCTGCCAGCTGTGGTAGGAGGCTGACGTATATTTTGTATGCTGGATTCTTTCTGTTgcttgctgctgttgttgcttcTGGGCATGTTCCTGAGCCAGGCGTTCAGTCCAGGCAGAGAAGGACTCTGGCTCTGGGGTATCTAGGGTGGCATCCTCATCACCTAATAAGAAATGGGTATATAAAAGGAAAGACTTCTTAATGAGGTAGCAGAAAGAGAAACAATAAGGTCAGGAGGAAGTCCGGAGACAGATGGGAAACAAATAGACATGAAGAcgaaaaagatgaaaaggattGGAATGAATGTGGAATAGTTAAGCAAAATGAGATATGGAAAGTGGGAGAGGTACAGGAATCACTGAAATACTTAGAGAGTATTAGTCTGGGTATCCTTACCTTCAAACCTCCCCAGCATGTCCTGCCACTCATCCTCTAGCTCCTCCTGaagtttttttctccattttctctccctgtaagcctcttcctcttcttcctccacttctacagatggctctggagatttttccCAGCCCATAAGTTCCCCAGGGGTCTTTCCTTGTTTGTTCTTCATCTTCATGGCACTGGGGCATTTTATCATCAAAGgcagaaaaaagtttttgtagGCTGTTGACAGGGGTCAAAGGACAAAATTGATTGCTGTGGCTCTCATCTAAAATTATAAGAATACTGCCCTGTCAAGCTGCAGCATGTAGAGCAGTATTCCCATGGCAGTCCTGGTGAATAGGGTCAGCTCCAAAGTGGAGTAGCAGATGAAGGGCAGAGGCATCTTGGCGGGTACAGAATACTGCTAAATGGTCCCTGTTATTGTTGaccagtcatttcagtcatgtctgactctttgtgacctcatttgaaattttcttggcaaagagtggtttgctatttttttctctaactcattttatagatgaggaaactgaaacaacagttaagtgacctgctgatcatcatacaactagtaaatatatgaggccaaatctgaactcagtaagatgagtcttcctgacttcagacccggCACTTTATCACAACCACACTGAACCATCTAACTGTCTTATCTGGGTACTAAGAGAAATTATATAATGGGGGAAGCTCTGGAGAATGAGAAAAATTACCCATTTGGGTGCCTACTTTTTCTCCAAAGACCACCATTATGGGCCAGATAATGAGCAATGAGGATACAAATAGATTTGGATAGGAAAAGCAGGTTGGAAAAATGACTACCATCTTGGAAGTAAACAGTAGGAACCAAATGAatggatgtaaaaatcttaatcAAGTGTCATctgggatacacacacacacacacacacacacacacaataaatatgtatacatagatatacacaaaGATTCATAAGtttaatatattttgcatataggCCCATCATGGATATATATTTGTCTGAgtctatacatatgtgtatatagaattgtatagacatatatatgtgtatataatgtgTTAGGACTTAAAAAGATCTTGACCTTTACAATCCTATAAAGTAGCAGTGCAACTATCATTTTTATTCCCActttatagttaaagaaatgaATCACAAAGGGCCTTCTTTCATCTTAGATTCTGAGAGTAGACTATTACTGTctaaagcttttttaaaatatttatttttaaaattttatttaaggcaatggggttaagagtgacttgcccaaagttgtgctaggcaattataaagcaAAAGcagccaaatttgaactaaggtcctcctgacttcagaagcagtgttctatctactgtaccacctagctgctcctgtctGACACTTCCAAAGCTGTTCCATAaggatggctctggaagagaaagtgaagctggtgacttagcatagtactttctcactcaaatccaatttatgttcatgttatggcatcacttccctcttgtcatggttttcttcgaaaaccaaggacaaatattatcatcataAAGGTTAAACTCACCACTAGGACCCTGTTGAGCTGCAGCATGTAGAGCAGTATTTCCATGGCAGTCCTGATGAATAGGGTCAGCCCCAAGGTGAAGTAGTAGATAAAGGGCAGAGGTGTCTTGGCGGATACAGGCTTGGTGGAGTGGTGGGGGCTCTCCAGCATCTATATCCAGCTTGGGGTGGCGTTGAAAGAGGGATTGAGCCTTGCTCAGCTGTCCTGTAGACAAATATCTTTGGAAACGTCTCTGACGCCTACAAGAAGAAGATCTCATGATGGGTCTtggacagagaagagagagaaaaaggcaaTTAGAACCAGAAGAGAACATAAACTCTAAGCTGTCGCTTtcattttccttgctttcccataTACTCTCCCTATTTCTCCCACTTCTGTAcactttaaaatcttaaaataaggagcagctaggtggtggaatgTATAGAGCataggctctggagtcaggagttcaaatgtggtctcagacatttaataattaactagctgtgtgttcttgggtgattcacttaaccccattgccttgcaaaataagtaaacaaaatctTGAAATAAAAACTGACGTCTTCAAAACATTAAGTATCTCTCTTATAGGAGTACTGTGGTAAATGGCTACCTGATTCtggagataaaataaaacaattgtttGGGGTCCTTTGACTCAAAAAGTACAATTTTTTCCTCAACATATGcaattttcatttccattatattttcttttccccaaaataatattttcccacTCCTTAAATCAGTCTCTCAGTCTCTTCAGTCTCTCAGCTCATTGAAATGGCAAGAAATCTATACCctttatacatatgaagtcatgcaaaacattggCATTAGTCATGTTCaaaaagtataattaaaaaaagattttgaagaatgGAAGAACATTGTGCTGTTGGCAAAATTTGGGATATGAATTTGTAATCATCTAGTTTTGAtctaattacatttaaaaaatatctgcCACCTCAGGCTGGAGGGAGGTGCAAGAGAGTCACTAAATATGCCTTTTCTACACTACCCTGTGACCTTTGGAACTGCTTCAACTTACCAAGTAAATCATGGGAATACTGGCCTGCAAGACAAAGCCCTTAGTGAGAAGTCAGGCCCTTACAGGACAGTTCTGAAGGTATCAAGTTGTGGTGGTCTCCTCTCAAGATTCAATATGCAAACACCCTGGAATGGGGGAAAATGATCTCTATTTTCACTAACCTAGAACTGAATTTAGTCTTTTCTTATATAATTCAAAAAACATTCCAAGAAGGGTTTCatcttagattctttttttttttattctttttggaggcaaatggggttaagtggcttgcccaaggccacacagctaggtaattcttaagtgtctgaggccggatttgaacccagggactcctgactccagggccggtgcttcaccCACTATGGCACCTATCCAGCCCCTCATCTTAGATTCTAAGAGCTGACTGTTAcagacacttaaaatttttttaaaaatttatttctaaaattgtatatatttaaggcaatggagttaagggcCCCACACACACAAAGTTGAGAATCCCTGGTCGAGACGAACCCCAATCACGTGACggataagaaaaaaaggaggcaCAGGTGAAAGGGTTCTATCCCCGGCCCCGCAGCTCCGAGGCCGCGCACCTCGAGAATCGAGGCCTTCGGTCGCGTGGCAGAATCCCCACCGCAGTCTCGGGCTCCGAAGGCCGGGCTGGGAAAGTGAAGCCTCCGCTGACATCCGGCTCAAATGAATAGGAACCCCGCCTCAGGCCGGGGCGGCCCGAAGGGGCCGAGCGCGAGAGCCAGCCGGAAATGAGCGGGTGCCGGCCGGAAGGCAACCACCCTGGAAGCGCGTGCTGGAACTGGGGAGCGCCGGAGAAAGGTtccgccgggccgggccgggccgggccgggccgcgccgcGCCGCGTGCGGCGGGAACTGGGGAAGAGCACCTGGGCCAGCAGTTCGCTGCCATTCCACCGCGGACTGCCGCCCTGCCCTGGCCGGGCTCGGGTCCGGATCGGAGGAACCCGAAGAGGAATGGGGGCCGAGGAGCGAGAGGAAAATCCGGAGAGACCGAGAGAACGAGACGCAGCGGGGAGAAACGTAGAGAAAGAAACACAGACGGAAAGGAGGACTGGGAATGAGGGAGCGAGGCGAGGGGGGTTCAGTGGATTCTTACAGTGTGCTTGgtaaaaatatactaaaatacaataaaacaatttcTGAGCAAAAGCAAGTTTTTATTTACTGTCTCAAAAGGGCGCACTCAAGTCAGAAAGGCGCTGAAAGCACAACAAAATTGGTTTATATAACTTCTAACCGCATTGCCACCCCTTCTCCCTGACCCTCTTCCCCTTCAGTCGATTGTCTGAGttttctggggggaggggcacGAACTATTCACAGAAAACAGCCCCCAGCAacagatgcaaagaaaggaatgtaatattttcaa is drawn from Macrotis lagotis isolate mMagLag1 chromosome 5, bilby.v1.9.chrom.fasta, whole genome shotgun sequence and contains these coding sequences:
- the NFKBIL1 gene encoding NF-kappa-B inhibitor-like protein 1, giving the protein MRSSSCRRQRRFQRYLSTGQLSKAQSLFQRHPKLDIDAGEPPPLHQACIRQDTSALYLLLHLGADPIHQDCHGNTALHAAAQQGPSAYKNFFLPLMIKCPSAMKMKNKQGKTPGELMGWEKSPEPSVEVEEEEEEAYRERKWRKKLQEELEDEWQDMLGRFEGDEDATLDTPEPESFSAWTERLAQEHAQKQQQQQATERIQHTKYTSASYHSWQQQDKCRLFQKQTQAKEDELRENRTKKTEETRGHCGKDPNRPKPRGDLTRTGDRFWYLGDIPWPCLGERDPEVMAVTLMARGPPPTDQEALRKYLRAQQVQWHPDRFLQRFGDQIEAREREKVMEIVTALSQALNRHAEGLK